The Candidatus Thioglobus sp. genome contains the following window.
ATATTTCTGCATTGCAAAGTGCGTCAACTCATGTAAATACAGATCCAACAAGATCTAGAAAATTACTCCTTAATCGTATAGAAATTAACCGATTAAAAGAAAAAATTGAGCAGAAAGGCGCAACAGTTGTTCCTTTAAAAATGTATTGGAAGAAAGGCCGTGTTAAGCTAGAAATTGGCGTCGCTAAAGGAAAAAAAGACTATGA
Protein-coding sequences here:
- the smpB gene encoding SsrA-binding protein SmpB is translated as MAKSKKPKVSSNTIVLNKKARHDYFIEQTLEAGVSLEGWEVKSLRENKVQIKESYVILKNNEMFLFGAHISALQSASTHVNTDPTRSRKLLLNRIEINRLKEKIEQKGATVVPLKMYWKKGRVKLEIGVAKGKKDY